The Verrucomicrobiota bacterium genome window below encodes:
- a CDS encoding DUF2249 domain-containing protein → MRKRVVTLDVREDIRSGVEPLPKILGTVRALSPDEALRLIAPFEPFPLFSILARQGFSHESRRTGTGTWEVLFSRAAIDRNSPKNSGQSPAPRPA, encoded by the coding sequence ATGAGAAAACGAGTTGTCACGCTGGACGTGCGCGAGGACATCCGAAGCGGGGTCGAACCTCTGCCGAAGATCCTGGGCACGGTCCGGGCGCTGTCCCCGGATGAAGCGCTGCGACTCATCGCGCCGTTTGAACCGTTTCCTCTGTTTTCCATTCTGGCGCGACAAGGCTTTTCGCATGAGTCTCGACGAACGGGAACTGGTACCTGGGAGGTGTTATTCTCGCGCGCGGCGATTGATCGGAATTCTCCCAAGAATTCTGGCCAATCGCCCGCGCCCCGCCCGGCCTAA